Sequence from the Hoplias malabaricus isolate fHopMal1 chromosome 10, fHopMal1.hap1, whole genome shotgun sequence genome:
CTGTAAACAAGAATGgagctgctcaacagtctgtggtcaccactgtgtgattctcctcttcatgatgcaccaAATATTTTCTGCAGGCAGGAAAGTCAAGTGCACACAGTCTGTTTTCAAAGCCACGCTGTTGTTACTTGTTTAGAATGAGTCCTCATATTGTTCTCCTGAAATAAAGAGAGTTCCTGTGAAAAGGTGCCATactgatggcagcatatgtctttCCAAAATACCAATATAACTCTCTGCATTAGTTTCTCAAACAATACTGCCCTACACATTCAGCAGCAGTTTCCACCCTTGATATTTACACACTGAGATTTCACCCAACTCCCTACATCTTTTCATAATATTAGGAACAGTAGATGGTGAAAATTCTTTGAATTTTTATACTGAGAAATATTGTATTTGAAATGACTGTCAATTTCCTCAAGAATTGGTTTTGCACAAAATTGTGAACCACAGATCCTTGCTTGCAAACCCTAAACCTTTGGTGGAAGCTGCTCTTATGCTCAGTCTTGATTTCACCTGTTACAAGTTAAACTGGTAAGTGTGCCAACTTCCAGAACAGTGTTATTTGTAAAATCTTTCAGTCATATTTTACTTCTGCCACAACTTTGAGTGTTTTACAGGCATCAgattatattgtttattatgtttacaaaatataattaagttcattcattcattcattatctgtaaccgcttatccagggtcacggtgggtccagagcctacctgaaatcattgagcgcaaggcgggaatacaccctggagggggcgccagtccttcacagggaaacacacacacacacacacattcactcacacctacggacactttttgagtcgccaatccacctaccaacgtgtgtttttggactgtgggaggaaaccggagcacctggaggaaacccacgcgcacacagagaacacaccacactcctcacagacagtcacccggaggaaacccacgcagacacggggagaacacaccacactcctcacagacagtcacccggaggaaacccacacagacacggggagaacacaccaactcctcacagacagtcacctggaggaaacccacgcagacacggggagaacacaccaactcctcacagacagtcacccggaggaaacccacgcagacatggggagaacacaccaactcctcacagacagtcacccggaggaaacccacgcagacacggggagaacacaccaactcctcacagacagtcacccagaggaaactcacgcagacacagggagaacacaccacactcctcacagacagtcacccggagctgtgtgactgcgacactacctgctgcaccaccgtgccgcctgggCTCAAAACATCACAGTCTGAAATCACACATTGTGATGGGATGCTTGCGTTTACCACGCATTAGATTGTGTTACAAACCAGTAGTACAAATTCCAGCCATTACTCAGATCCCAAGGGACAGGTTCTACAAATTGAGAAACAATTTGCATTTTGTCAACAATTTGGATGTAGCAAAACTGACATGCTGAATATTTTGACCGGAGGTTTTAGTAattctatttttattaacaAATTTTTATGAAATACATTTAGTGCATACTACATGGATTATatgaaaagaaattaaagaaaaaaatagaagcaAGATGCTTAATGTGTTGACTTGAATAGTGATAAATGAGGAACATGAATAAGATAATTCAGTTGTTTTAAACTAATGGAAATCTACTGCAAAATGTTTATATGTACTTCCATATTAGTATgtaatttttactgtaaaaatgtattacatgaTTCCCCTAACACTTAACATAGAAAATACACATGCTTTGGATCCAGTGTTAGTAGTAATAAATATCTGAAGTTTTCAAACTCATGCGGAGTCTATGCCCTTAATTCCAAATGTCCAGTATACTGGACACTGAATATCTTAAAGTctccatgcaaaaaaaaaaaattgtattgtgACATTTAAATGGCTGCAGTAAACATATTTCTTTGCAAAACATCATTTGTTTTTGATGTGTCCTCTCTCGGGACTGAGGAGGATAAATATTTTCCGCCGATCGAGTCCCGAAGAAAACCCGCAAAATAGCGAAAATCCGTGATTAATTTTTCCCATTAATATCTTATAAAAAACTTGCGATGTACTGAAGCCACGAAAGGTAAAGTGTCCCTGAAGTGGCGAAGGATGACTGCAATTATTTTAAAGCCTGTATTTTAAAGTTTTCCACTGTGTTGTAACATCCCTGCTTTTAATAAGCACTTTGTAAGAGTTTGCAAACTGAGGACACCAACTACTGtggtgtttaatttttttttttttttcgatttTTTTCTCAGGATTTTAGCTGCTCATTGGTTAAGAGTATTTTTAAGACTAATGTGCTGTAGACAATAGTTTACTGTATGACCATGGATCCTATGTTAAAAAGGGCTTGGTGATCATGcaagagaggaggaaaaaaaaaactcaacacATACAACAGGTGTGAGGCAACGATTAGGCAATAGCCACAATAAGCACAAACACCACTTGGATCTCAGGACACTTTTCCAATTCATACGAGTCTGCCTTAAAAGAGCTTGGGCCAAACGAATATGTTGGCCATGGTTTCTTATTTGCATGGTAGAGATtttgcatttgtggatgcagcaaCAAACTGTTTTCAGACAGTGGTTCTGGAAAGTATTGGAgaatatgaagtgatttccactacaaaATTGTATCTGCTTTTACTGCAGTGCTATCTGAGGACACAAAGATTATGTCAATTCAAACAATTCAATGGCATGCAGAAATTTATACCTAATCATGTTATTGACCTCTTGTCAATTAACATAATTACTTGTGAGATTTTCTGCCAGGTGTCTCTTTTTTTGCCTGTGTCCtaaattttgaaatatatttttggcatcaaattcaatttCTTTCCAAAAaactatttaacattttaaactttttaaaataaagctgtGTTAGTAAAGGAAATGATGAAGTGGTGTTACTTCACTTTAAATTACACCTTAAATCACAAAAAGGCAGCTActtgtagtgttgctgtcacacagctccagggttctggggttatTGGTTCAACCTCTGCCTCAtgttactgtctgtgagtttgtgTTCTGCTTGTGTCTGTGTAACTTTCCTCTGGTTgttcgggtttcctcccacggtccaaagacacatgttggtaggtggattggcgactctaaaagtgtccgtaggtgtgagtgaatgtgtgagtgtgtgtcgtcctgcaaaggactggtgccccctccagggtatgttcctgccttgcacccagcgattccaggtgggctccagacccactgcgaccctgaactggataagcacttacagaatgaatgaatgatggtaggtggattggctctgtgacattgtccacaggtttgagtgtgtggtgccctgtgatgaaaAGCTACTCTGTCCGGgttgtgctcctgccttgtacccTGTTACTTTGGGTAGGCCCTAGACGCACTGAACTTGAACACAAAAAAGCAGttattaacacattaatattttgtattgtaatatacaggggttggacaatgaaagtgaaacacctggtttaagaccacaataatttattagtatggtgtagggcctccttttgcagccaatacagcgtcagttcgtcttgggaatgacatatacaaatcctgcacagtggtcagagggatttgaagccattcttcttgcaggatagtggccaggtctctacgtgatgctggtggaggaaaacgtttcctgactcgctcctccaaaacaccccaaagtggctcaaaaatatttagatctggtgactgtgcaggccatgggagatgttcaacttcactttcatgttcatcaaaccaatctttcaccagtcttgctgtgtgtattggtgcattgtcgtcctgatacacggcaccgccttcaggacacaatgtttgaacctttggatgcacatggtctaaCTGGtaaaatgtgcagttaatgaagattggccaccaggctgctccaatttagccctgaaacctcccacactaaaatgacaggtgtttcagtttcattgtctaacccctgtatatttatttattaataaattttGTCCAGGAACCTGCCGAAATGGCAAAAGGTCACCACAAAATATTAATACTCATAagaatatgcaaaaaaaaaaataatttaacatttcCAGTAACAGTTCAACCTCAAAATGGAAAACATCCATTAAAAAACCTACAGGGCTACAACAGACATGGATCAAGCCAAATTTATTTCCATGTTCTTTTCATGATAACTAACATGTGCCTCTTTTCTCAAGCTTAGAGCTGAGAAACAAGCTGCTTCTCCCAACACACTGGACATGGCAGACTGTCAGTCTTCTTCTGATGGGTAAGACTTTATAACTATTTCTGAAAGGGACATACATCATAGTTTATTCTTATCTTACAAGGTGGGGGGTCAGAAAATGGAAGTAGGGAGCTACTTACAAAGGCCCTAAATGTTCATTTGGCCAAGAACAAAAGATCTGTTTcaaagtataaaaataaaaccacagtTTAAGCTCTATTTCATGAACTGTATATCAGTGTCCAGATGTTAAACTGGAATGTTTGCAAACCACTGGTTAAATCACACATTTAACTCATTTTCTAAAATTAGAAAAACTGCAGAAAATGAACTTTTTGTACTGAAGTTGTACTGAAGTTAAAATCTAAGAtgtggtgggtgggtgtgtgtataaatgtgggATATTGTACCCCTTTAAGTTAAAATCACAGCCTCACATTAAATGTCATCAGCTGCCAGTCTTGATTTAGGAACTTCAAGTTTCCCTTCACAACTCTCAGGACCGGGTGGTAGGCGGACGCAAATGCCATAACACAGCAACTTTATTTAGAACAAAGATAATGAACTGAGATTTTAACAGTGATcctgagacaaagacagagaactAGAAAAGGATACTGAGATAGAGACCTAGACTGGGATACTTACATAGAGAGACTTAGTCTACTAGTTCTTTTGTCCTCCATTGTCAGTCCTAGGTCTCTTTGTATCTGTCTCCTTGTCTAAGAGACACCAAtggactagagagagagaaacactaacagaccaaagagagagggaagtatTAGCAGATATGAGTAGACTAAAGATAAGAAAATACACACCAAACTAAGACACAAGGCAGAAGAAATGTCCACCAAAGAAACACTGATACCAAGGAacataaatacacaccacaGCCAAGGAACCCCTGGGAccgataacgagggggcaggatcaCAAAGCAGGTACAAcaagagggtggagctaaggccAAGACAAGgagggagacaggaacaaaacaataacagagccatgtgctcgtAGCACATAGCAAACCAGAAAAGAAGGGAGACCCATagagagcaggaacacactaaaCAGGGCAATTCATGACAACAACATACTTTCAGTGCAGAAAAATGATTGGTTCATCTTGCGTGTCCATCTTGTTAAATATACGgcaatatatgttatatatggCAAAAATTTAGAGGATGTTCACCCAGTTTTTTTTACTGCATAACAAATGAAACAccacaaatatttttaattaaatggatTAACGAAACATAACACCAACCCACAGTCAACTGCGTCTAAAATTGGGTtcagttattaaaaaaacattgggaaaattataaaaataaacgctacattttgctagtacggaccacacCCATAGAGGCTGAAATGAGGAggcgaactcagaagtcttttggggaagagttcagggcggcttatgaatgcgtatgaagccagacccccccgttggataaattaatatgagaaaagggtggagaagGGGTGGAGGcgggagcgagtttaaaacaggaggctcagtgggcttgataaagggcgaacacggctccgaatatggggatcagcaggaatgacccagcgcggaggagcgagctgacattgtgaagcagtcgagtcaagatccatctcctgaactaaatgaggcgagtttgtccGACGTGGAAAttacgtgaatttgcagggtatatatagggctgagaggaggagttcgggcatGGTCCTACTctcaaaattatgttattatataacttcactttgctagtacggaccacgcccgtagaggctgaaacggggaggcgaactcagaagtcttttggggaagagttcagggcggcttatgaatgcgtatgaagccagacccccaaacatttacaggaatgctggtcattaagtgctacagaatggatAGGTTCAGGTACTCTGGTCAAGGGTTTGATTGGTGTCCTGATTGTGTTTAGGTGAATGAAGGGGTTAGTGAGTCTTTGAATGAATTACCTTTAATAAAATGGTGCATGACTGAGTGTCATGTGAGATGGTAGAGAAATAGCATTAGTAAGTTGAATGTCCTTTATTGGTTATAACGGAAATTCTAGCGTGACTGGTAATTTGAGTATTCAGATGCCGCAGCGGTAAAGGGATGATGATTGCAAAATGTGATAGAgtcagagttggtcttaagatggaCAAGATCATCGTGTGGGCAGAAATCTAATTGATCAActaataatagaattttaaagtATCGCCTGCTAAATGTCATTAAGCTACggtgtaacaataatagtgacatTTATCTGGGGCCACCATCAGTACAGATAGTACATCAGGCTGGATgcactggacagagtgttgctacttcagtgtaattgatggtgattgggtaatagtgaggggtctgaggctggcagcaataggtggaaagtggattagtagcagccttgaagtcaagtactacagaggggcagCATTAATAAAGCGAGATGTACTTCGTTGGAAGGTGTGCCctggtggtgcctttccaatggcatagaggGAATTGAGAACGGAATGATGATCTAGAGGctagagggatgacagatgagagaaaaatccaaaaggtgctgaggagctcaagcaaGGAGGCAAGGCAGAAAGTTGACTGCAAGATAACGAAGATGCCTAGAAGGTGATGAAAAACAGGTGCCAGAGGTGGCATCATGTGCCTGAGTGCTGGTCCAAGGTAACCTGGGGAtagagcataagctggaacttaggggctagATAGCAGCGTGGTTTTGAAGATAGGAGGACAGGTTGAAGGTCCACAGCGCCTGGAGGAATCAGTGCGAACAGTACCGTAGGGGGCAGGGTGAGGTGCTGTTGCTAGCCGAAAGATGAAAGATTAAGGTCCTCGAGGCtgcatgtgagagggtgaattgaatttgaggtggtGTCAAGGGCCTGAGTGCTGCGTAGGGGGGGCTGGTCTAAGGCCACGCATAAGCTGGAAATTAGGGGCTCGGAGCAGCATGATCGCAAAGAGGAGAGGTCAGGTTGAAAGCCCACAGCTGCTGGAAGAATTAGTACGAACAGTACCATAAGAGGCAGTCTCTAGGAGAAGCTTAGCTGCAAGCAGAAAGTAAGatccagcaggagagagtgcaagccgtACAGTGGACGCAGGGCGCCATTTGTTTGTGAGGGGAAGGCATAGGGATGAGCATCCACAGCAGTTtctgaggagagagtgcaagctgaGAAGTTGGAGGTGGGCGGTGCGGCCGCAAAGCTATGGGGTTGGGACGAAGTTCTGTGGcatgagagaggaggactgtAAAGAAAGAGGCAGGATGCAGCGAAACCACAAGGGGAAGGAgattaggatgaaggtccacatcaggagagagggtgtgctgtaaaggaagaggcggggTGCGGGACAGATGCAAAGCAGAGGATTAGGACATGGCCCCTAACGGCACCCGGGAAGACGtgggggatgaaggtccaccgaagcacctgaaaacagagcaggagctagaagctgtagagtgtgagcagcaaaGCAGCACAGAGGAGGATCCGGTACAatagtccacagcagcatctgaaaagagagtatAAACTGGAAGCCGGAGGGTGGGAGAAGCAcatcagcagaggagtcaggatgagggtctgcaacagcacctaaatagaaaaatgagaattgtaatGTTAGAGGCAGGGTATGGCGTGGCTGCAAATTGAAGAGGTTGGGATGAGTGTCCATGAAGTAGgcaagctgctgatgtagaggctgggagaatgagaCGATCGGATGAGAGCAAATCTAGGGTGACGAAGCTGTGCAGCAAGGAGAGTGCATAGAATGCCCAGAGCGTCAGGCAGAAGGCAGGCCCGCAACAGCAACCTGTAGAGGGGGTGCGAGCTGGAAAGTATGAggcatagagcagcagcaggggtagagggtggaaagaaaatgaatcagcAATGAGGAAGCTATGCAGTGAGAAGACCGCATGgagtgcccagagcgctggacaggagacaggcccgccgcagcacctatagaggggtgcgggctggaaggtctgaggcatgcagctgcaGCTGAAACgggggaagaggtgggatgatgaagggaggggtgggatgatgcgtagagtagaTCGTAGAAAACCACGTCaagtgcccagagcgctggacaggagacaggtcGCCAtggcacctatagaggggtgtgggctagaaggtctgaggcatgcagctgcggctgcaatggGGGAAGaagtgggatgatgaagggaggggtgggatgatgcgtagagacagatgtagagaaagagaaagggaggggtgggatgataaagggaggggtgggatgatgcgtagagacagatgtagaggaagagaaagggaggggtggcatgatgcgtagagacagatgtagaggaagagaaagggaggggtgggatgatgcatagagacagatgtagaggaagagaaagggagggctGGGATGATAAAGAgtggggtgggatgatgcatagagttattacataacttcacttaTGGGTAAACAAAGAAAGCTTTCAAAGTGTTATTGTTTGTATATACCTAATCATAAAATGATGTTACATTCCTAACCACTCATGACCCCCTCACCTGTTACAAATTCACCTTCTTATAGCGGCATGTTTCCTATCAATGTTATAAAATTTTATAAACTCCCCACTCTTATTTTAGTAATGTCCCAACTTTACTGGAGTGTTGTTCTTTTTAAAATGCTATTAAAGACACAAGTCATGTTTATCCAGCTTATTTCCTCTCAAAACCCAAAAAATTATTTCCCATTACTTCTATATTCCTAAAATTCTATTTACAGTGTAAAAACCCTGTGGGCTTTTCATGGTAAAGAAATATTGATAAGGTGTGAAAAATAAGTTGTACAGTAATCAATACTGATgttacatcttttttttttttttttgtaggagTGAGGACTCGTGCAGAGCCTTGGGAAAACAACTCGATGAAATTACAAGAAACTGTAGGCCAATAGAGGAATACCTCAAAAGATACATTCTACACACAACGACTTTAACTGATGGAGAAAGactgaggagagatttggagaaGAAGACAAGAGCAAACCTCATAAAACCATACTGATGGTTGGAGAAACAGGAACAGGGAAGTCTACTCTCATCAACTCCTTCATCAACCACATGCTGGGGGTTCAATGGGACAACAGGGTCTGGTGTGAGATCATAGAGACAAGAGAAAACCAAACCAAATCTCAGACAAAGGTAGTGACTGTGTATGACGTGTTTATTGAGGAGTTCCCATTTTCTCTCACAGTCATCGACACACCGGGATATGGAAATGCAGGAGGGATTGAGAAGGATTTAAATATCGCTGAAATGTTACTTGAGTTGTTCAGATCCAAAAATGGAGTTGATGCGGTGTGTTTTGTGGTGACATCAAACTTTATACGACAGACAGAGTCGCATCTGTATGTTTTTGATgctattttttctttatttggtAAAGACATGGAGAGAAACATTGTCCTGTTCATTACTCATGCCACACAGAAGCCCGTAAATGCACTCCAGGCCATCAAACAATCCAAAGTAAGATGCGCCAAAACTAAGGATGGTAAGCCCATGTTCTTCAGCATTGACAACTCTCACTGTGAAGCCTTACACGAAGATGATAAAGATGAGGCAGAAACCAAAGAAGACCACAAATACAGAGCAGCATGGGAGATAAACAAGAGGAACATGACAAACTTTTTTGATTTCCTGAATGACGACACTAAACCTGTGAGTCTGAAGATGTCTGATGATGTGCTGAGAACCCGCAAACAACTAACAGCAGCCATCAACAATATAAAAGATCGAATCACACTGACAGAGCTCAGGAAACAGGAGCTTGAACAGACAAAAGCAGCTTTGGAgcaacatgagaaaataaaaaaggacatGAAGGATAACTTTTAATATGAAGTGGATGAACCCTACAAAGAAATGTTGCCTATAGAATCTAAGTGGTGGAACAAAAAGGCGACATGCTGCACCGTGTGTGAGGAGAACTGTCACTATCCTGGATGCTGGTGCGTCGGACGTCTGAAGTGGTGCAGTGTCATGAAAAAGGGAAAGTGCACAGTTTGTAGCGGAAAGTGTGACCACACTAAACATGTTAAggagaagaaaatgtatgtGTCAAAGACACGGAAAGTGAAAAAGATTAATGAGGATCAGAAACAGAAATATGAGACAGAGACTGGAGAGAAAAGGAGTTTGATGAGCCGACTGAAGAACCAAATTAAAGACTTAGAAAGTGAGAAAGACAGTCTGATGGAAGAGTGTTGTAAGTGTGTGGTGAATCTACTGGAGACTGCATTAAACACAGACTCTGTGCTTTGTAATCTGGACTTTTTGATTGAGAATTGGAAGGAAACAGACAGAGTTCAGAATCTTGAAGAACTGAAGAAAAGATCAGAAGCTGCAAACAGAAGGCTTTTGTGAGATGTCAGACTGGCTTCAAGATGATGATTTATCTGTTAAAATTGTATGATTCTGACCATGTCCCTAAATGTTAAAGTACTTCTGCACTCTTacattgtgttttattcataaatgactaataaatattcattttacAGCAACATTCATCTCGTCAGCACTTTATCAGTGACCTGATATAACACTGATGTAAACTTGTGGCATCTACGAaaggacagtttcactcatGTATGTGATAAACCACTTTCATATTTGTGAATATTGCACATTATACACAAGTTCTGATGTTGCATacacaggaagtgtgtgtgtgggggatgTTATTCTTTTTGTGGTAATGCATTTTTTGCCCCTCTGTCTGACATGAGAGCACAAACAGAGGGAGGTTTGCTCACTGTGTTGTTGCTGATAGTTCTGCGTAAACATTATGGGGGTTACAGTTACACTGCCTTTTTTGGTAAAAAGTTAGACCA
This genomic interval carries:
- the LOC136708066 gene encoding uncharacterized protein encodes the protein MAPNGTREDVGDEGPPKHLKTEQELEAVECEQQSSTEEDPTEERFGEEDKSKPHKTILMVGETGTGKSTLINSFINHMLGVQWDNRVWCEIIETRENQTKSQTKVVTVYDVFIEEFPFSLTVIDTPGYGNAGGIEKDLNIAEMLLELFRSKNGVDAVCFVVTSNFIRQTESHLYVFDAIFSLFGKDMERNIVLFITHATQKPVNALQAIKQSKVRCAKTKDGKPMFFSIDNSHCEALHEDDKDEAETKEDHKYRAAWEINKRNMTNFFDFLNDDTKPVSLKMSDDVLRTRKQLTAAINNIKDRITLTELRKQELEQTKAALEQHEKIKKDMKDNF